A window of Candidatus Obscuribacterales bacterium genomic DNA:
GCAAAAAAGGAAGGATTTGATTTGTCATCATATTTCTACCCTAGGCGTACCACATCCAAAAAAGATCTTCACATTCCTCAGATTCCAAGCTACGCTAATATCGCAGGTGCTGCCTTTTCTCGAAAGCCTGCGGTTTACCGAGATCGATATGCCCATGAATATTATAAAAGTTTAGCTAAGGAGTATTTCTTACAATGAGTAACCTCAACGATATCGGTAATCTAATGCACATCTATTTAGATGAGATTGAACCTGGCGAAGAAACTGATGCTCCAGAGTTTCTAATTAAAGCATCTGCTCACTTACTCAATCAGAAAGGCGGAAGAAACTGGATCCCGGTGATTGTCAAAGAGACTGGCGACGATGCATACCAGGTCATTGGTAATTCATTCATATATGCCGTTGCAGAGGAAGCTGGTTTAGATCGAGTATGGTGTATTGTTGCCGATGGCAATAGTGACACGGTAGAAATTGTCAAAGTCCTCGCTGGCGAAGCTATCCCAAAAATCAACCTTTCCAAGGCATCCAGAGATGAGATTATGTCGGCCCTAGACTATTTGATTAACCAGCCAGCCAGTCCTCTCAAAGGAGTCAAGCTTGCTATTGCTACCAATCGAATTGATGAAGCCCCTCGACAATATTGGAAGACCTTAGACCCAATTGCCAACCTTAAATGTGGTATCACTCGGGGTAAAAAGCTAGAGGAACTAAAACAAATATTTTATCTGGTTCCTGAAGCTATGCCAGACACCATCACTGACATTGGTATCCTTAAAACATTCTCAGTGACTGACTTAAAGGCAATGGCCAAAAAGCGAGGTATCGTTGGCATTAGCAAAATGAAAAAAGATGATTTACTTAGTGTGCTGAGCAAGTCATCAGATTAGTCAAGATCTCCATACATCTTGGAGGCGATCGCTCTTGAACACCACTGGCATACATAGAAGCAGAACCCAAGCAAACTCTAGCATTCCTCGATAAAATATAGGCACCCTACAGATCCGACTGGAATGAATTCAAAGCCTGCCTCTCCGCCGCTTACTCCCATGCCAGCCTGGCTGCGATCGCCCTTGGGTCGGGCTAGCGAACTATCCACCGTGCAGCGCATCATTAAACAGCGCGGCATCCACACCATCTGTGAAGAAGGACGCTGTCCTAATCGAGGCGAATGCTACGCCCAAGGCACCGCCACCTTTTTATTAATGGGCCCCACCTGCACCCGCGCCTGTAGCTTTTGTCAAGTGGATAAGGGTCATGCTCCCATGCCCCTCGATCCCCAAGAGCCCCAAAAAGTAGCCGAGTCTGTGCAGCTTTTGGGTCTACAGTATGTGGTGCTCACCTCCGTTGCGCGGGATGACCTACCCGATCAAGGCGCAGGTTGGTTTGCCCAAACCATGGCCGCCGTGCGCCACCTCAATCCCCAAACCCAGATTGAAGTATTGACGCCCGATTTCTGGGGCGGGGCAGGGGGAGTGGATGCCCAACAGCAACGCATTGCCACGGTCGTCGAAGCTCAGCCGGCTTGCTACAACCACAATCTGGAAACGGTGCGGCGCTTACAGGGGCCCGTGCGGAGGGGGGCCAACTATGAGCGATCGCTACGGGTCTTAGCCCAGGTCAAAGCCATAGATGCCACGATGCCTACCAAATCGGGGCTGATGCTGGGGCTAGGAGAAACCGAAGCAGAAATTATTGAAGCCTTGCACGACTTGCGAGACGTGGGATGCGATCGCCTCACCCTTGGGCAATATCTGCGGCCCTCCCTCGCCCATCTGCCCGTACAACACTACTGGCCGCCGGAAGATTTTGATCGATTGGGCGCGATCGCCCGTAACCTAGGTTTTTCCCATGTCCGATCTGGGCCCCTCGTGCGCAGTTCCTACCATGCCGGACAAGCTCCCTCCTAATCATCGAGCCCAAGCATCAGCCCTACATAAAACCGCCCAGCCTTGATCAAGGCTGAGCGGTTTAGTTATATCTCTCCTGTCGCTATGCTCGTCCAGTCAAGAACGAGAATGATGGGAGAGCTATGGTATCTATGACCTATTGACCAGATAGGTATGCCATGGGGTTAACCGTTCCTTCGCTAGGTAGGTGAACCTCAAAGTGGACGTGGGGGCCGGTGCTATAGCCCGTGCTGCCCATTTCCGCAATTTGCTGCCCTTGCTCCACGCTCTGCCCAGACTGAACTAGGTTGCGGTTATTGTGAGCATAGCGGGTCATGCTGCCATCAGCATGACGGATTTCCACCATGTTGCCGTAGCCACCCGAGTTCCAACCAGAGAATTCCACAACACCAGGCGCAGCCGCCACGATCGGAGTGCCAACGGGAGCAGCAATGTCAATTCCTCGGTGCATCCGTCCCCAGCGCCAGCCATAGCCAGAGGTCAACGTTCCAGTCGATGGCCAAATATA
This region includes:
- a CDS encoding Rho termination factor N-terminal domain-containing protein — its product is MSNLNDIGNLMHIYLDEIEPGEETDAPEFLIKASAHLLNQKGGRNWIPVIVKETGDDAYQVIGNSFIYAVAEEAGLDRVWCIVADGNSDTVEIVKVLAGEAIPKINLSKASRDEIMSALDYLINQPASPLKGVKLAIATNRIDEAPRQYWKTLDPIANLKCGITRGKKLEELKQIFYLVPEAMPDTITDIGILKTFSVTDLKAMAKKRGIVGISKMKKDDLLSVLSKSSD
- the lipA gene encoding lipoyl synthase; the protein is MNSKPASPPLTPMPAWLRSPLGRASELSTVQRIIKQRGIHTICEEGRCPNRGECYAQGTATFLLMGPTCTRACSFCQVDKGHAPMPLDPQEPQKVAESVQLLGLQYVVLTSVARDDLPDQGAGWFAQTMAAVRHLNPQTQIEVLTPDFWGGAGGVDAQQQRIATVVEAQPACYNHNLETVRRLQGPVRRGANYERSLRVLAQVKAIDATMPTKSGLMLGLGETEAEIIEALHDLRDVGCDRLTLGQYLRPSLAHLPVQHYWPPEDFDRLGAIARNLGFSHVRSGPLVRSSYHAGQAPS